In Anthonomus grandis grandis chromosome 5, icAntGran1.3, whole genome shotgun sequence, the following are encoded in one genomic region:
- the LOC126736077 gene encoding pre-mRNA-processing factor 39 isoform X3, with the protein MSDNEEIEAPVRKTRSTRSARGAKTPKKSSAKPASRKTRGKKTTVAEVEVTDEELDQISDADQVTLQEDTILEASDNEGNVNVTKSQEDELLNSGDEAEKEKQNSNDAEDNPLSITNEVTMVEEGKNPVKCAEETEIEEETKQVDEEATVESRSPESEYKMNLDDIETSNDIETNENGLSDIIESEKMDTAEADNAENHVELKEDNSLGNEGIGKKIEEEMDSTEQSVPNTNGEPEAENISDDELPAPAPVKVPETEEVSDEELPGPKRAELPADTEVVSEDELPSSKKEGEEEETSSPKKESSKRKLSESGYDPTSPTSENDAPCKKSKEDKEEKEKEVEVAKAKPKKLPELDKYWKAVNDDPTDFTGWTYLLQYVDQENDMEAAREAYDAFLSHYPYCYGYWRKYADYEKRKGNKKKCEEVFERGLKAIPLSVDLWIHYLTYVKSSRGEDEDFVRSQFERALAACGLEFRSDRLWDSYIKWETEGKRLQKVTALFDRLLATPTQGYTTHFDNFQEHVSSNPPNKVLDVDEFMALRKEVRSLLKSEEKAAENAELPPGDEDSKLYTTEEESKSIRERIVSIRRKVHKNTVNAVTARWNYEEGIKRPYFHVKPLERCQLKNWQDYLDYEIEQGDRTRIIVLFERCLIACALYEEFWLKFVNYLEGLKDPEYQAKIRDVYERACTIHHLKKPNLHLQWAAFEEMSDNINRAAEILVNLEKQVPNVLQVAYRRINLERRRGDFEKSTQLFEHYINNSKNKMISSNIAIKYSRFTFKIMKNYEKAHEILKSAIAKDPNPRLYLQLIDLILQKDEFNEDEIVSVFDEILAREGGEPDQKALFAQRKLEFLEDFGSSIEAVQAAYEQHQKLHKLVKDSNSKKKESKSEASSSSVSKKDGKSAASSQSQSYGNYQYSGSSASAPPYQYGTAGQQGQYNYTQYGQGGDQYQYQNWQPYQQGGYGGYNQWGGYTGDCAGSMKTVLECVDFTFSRV; encoded by the exons ATGTCGGATAACGAGGAAATTGAGGCTCCTG TCCGGAAAACTCGTTCAACCAGGTCTGCCAGAGGTGCAAAGACCCCCAAGAAAAGCTCTGCCAAACCAGCCAGTCGCAAGACCCGTGGAAAAAAAACAACTGTTGCAGAAGTAGAAGTTACTGATGAAGAATTGGATCAAATTAGTGATGCTGATCAG gtCACACTTCAAGAAGATACTATACTAGAGGCATCTGATAATGAAGGTAATGTAAATGTCACAAAAAGTCAAGAAGATGAACTTTTGAATAGTGGAGATGAGGCAGAAAAAGAAAAGCAGAATTCAAATGATGCTGAAGACAATCCGCTATCTATAACTAATGAAGTTACCATGGTAGAGGAAGGTAAGAATCCAGTTAAATGTGCTGAAGAAACTGAAATTGAAGAAGAAACAAAGCAAGTTGATGAAGAAGCAACAGTTGAAAGTAGAAGTCCTGAATCTGAATACAAAATGAATTTAGATGATATTGAAACATCCAATGATATTGAAACAAATGAGAATGGTCTGTCTGATATTATTGAGTCTGAAAAAATGGACACTGCTGAGGCAGACAATGCTGAAAACCATGTAGAACTAAAGGAAGATAATTCTTTAGGAAATGAAGGAATTGGAAAGAAGATTGAGGAGGAAATGGATAGTACTGAACAAAGTGTTCCAAATACA AATGGTGAACCGGAAGCAGAAAACATATCAGATGATGAATTACCAGCCCCTGCCCCTGTAAAAGTTCCTGAAACTGAAGAGGTCTCAGATGAGGAACTTCCAGGACCTAAGAGAGCTGAATTGCCAGCTGATACTGAG gTTGTATCTGAGGATGAATTGCCCAGCTCAAAAAAAGAGGGTGAGGAGGAAGAAACATCTTCACCCAAAAAGGAGAGTTCAAAAAGAAAGTTGAGTGAAAGTGGTTATGATCCAACATCTCCCACTTCAGAAAATGATGCTCCCTGTAAAAAATCCAAGGAAGATAAAGAAGAGAAGGAAAAAGAAG TAGAAGTAGCTAAAGCTAAACCCAAAAAATTGCCTGAATTGGATAAGTACTGGAAAGCTGTTAATGATGACCCAACTGATTTTACGGGATGGACCTATTTGCTACAATATGTTGATCAAGAG AATGATATGGAAGCAGCGAGGGAAGCATATGATGCATTTTTGTCACATTATCCATACTGTTATGGTTACTGGAGAAAATATGCtgattatgaaaaaagaaagggaaataagaaaaaatgtgAAGAG gTATTTGAACGAGGTCTCAAAGCCATTCCACTCTCGGTCGATTTGTGGATTCATTATTTGACTTATGTTAAGAGTTCAAGAGGAGAGGATGAAGATTTTGTACG GTCCCAATTTGAACGGGCCTTGGCAGCCTGCGGCCTCGAATTCCGTTCCGACCGTCTTTGGGACTCCTATATTAAGTGGGAAACCGAGGGTAAACGTCTTCAAAAAGTGACAGCTCTTTTTGATAGACTGCTCGCCACTCCAACTCAAGGTTATACTACGCACTTCGACAATTTCCAAGAGCACGTGTCCTCCAATCCGCCCAATAAAGTTCTGGATGTGGACGAATTTATGGCTCTGCGGAAAGAAGTTCGAAGTTTGTTAAAGAGCGAGGAGAAAGCGGCAGAAAACGCTGAGCTGCCGCCTGGAGATGAAGACTCAAAGCTTTATAC CACTGAAGAAGAGTCCAAGAGTATTAGAGAACGAATAGTTTCAATTAGAAGGAAGGTACATAAGAATACTGTAAATGCAGTGACTGCTAGATGGAATTATGAAGAAGGG ATAAAACGACCCTACTTCCATGTAAAACCGTTGGAAAGATGTCAGCTTAAAAACTGGCAAGATTATTTGGATTATGAAATTGAGCAGGGTGATCGAACAAGGATAATAGTGCTGTTTGAACGATGCCTTATAGCATGTGCTTTATACGAAGAATTTTGGCTTAAG TTTGTAAACTATTTGGAAGGTCTGAAAGATCCCGAGTATCAGGCTAAAATAAGAGATGTGTATGAACGAGCTTGCACGATTCATCatttgaaaaaaccaaatttgcATTTACAATGGGCCGCGTTCGAGGAAATGTCGGATAACATTAATCGAGCAGCGGAAATACTAGTCAATTTGGAAAAACAAGTTCCAAATGTGTTGCAAGTTGCTTACAGAAG aaTAAATTTGGAAAGGCGGCGAGGAGATTTTGAAAAGAGCACCCAGCTATTTGAACATTACATAAACAATTCTAAAAATAAGATGATTTCTAGTAATATTGCTATCAAATATTCTAGGTTTACTTTTAAGATCATGAAGAACTATGAAAAGGCTCACGAG ATACTAAAATCAGCTATAGCCAAGGATCCAAATCCAAGGTTGTACTTACAACTTATAGATCTTATTCTGCAAAAGGATGAGTTCAATGAGGATGAAATAGTCTCTGTTTTTGATGAGATTTTAGCGAGAGAAGGCGGCGAACCTGATCAAAAG gcaTTATTCGCTCAAAGGAAATTAGAATTCCTTGAAGATTTTGGGTCCAGTATAGAAGCAGTACAAGCAGCCTATGAGCAGCACCAAAAGTTACACAAACTTGTCAAAGATTccaattcaaagaaaaaggagTCCAAGAG CGAAGCTTCTAGTTCATCAGTAAGCAAAAAGGACGGTAAGTCTGCTGCCTCTTCACAATCACAGTCATATGGCAATTATCAGTACAGTGGCTCAAGTGCAAGTGCACCACCGTATCAATATGGAACAGCAGGTCAGCAAGGACAGTACAATTATACCCAGTATGGACAAGGag GTGATCAGTACCAATATCAGAACTGGCAACCATATCAGCAAGGTGGTTACGGAGGATACAATCAGTGGGGTGGTTATACTGGAG attGTGCTGGATCTATGAAAACTGTGTTGGAATGTGTTGATTTTACTTTTTCACGTGTGtaa
- the LOC126736077 gene encoding pre-mRNA-processing factor 39 isoform X1 codes for MSDNEEIEAPVRKTRSTRSARGAKTPKKSSAKPASRKTRGKKTTVAEVEVTDEELDQISDADQVDKMVTLQEDTILEASDNEGNVNVTKSQEDELLNSGDEAEKEKQNSNDAEDNPLSITNEVTMVEEGKNPVKCAEETEIEEETKQVDEEATVESRSPESEYKMNLDDIETSNDIETNENGLSDIIESEKMDTAEADNAENHVELKEDNSLGNEGIGKKIEEEMDSTEQSVPNTNGEPEAENISDDELPAPAPVKVPETEEVSDEELPGPKRAELPADTEVVSEDELPSSKKEGEEEETSSPKKESSKRKLSESGYDPTSPTSENDAPCKKSKEDKEEKEKEVEVAKAKPKKLPELDKYWKAVNDDPTDFTGWTYLLQYVDQENDMEAAREAYDAFLSHYPYCYGYWRKYADYEKRKGNKKKCEEVFERGLKAIPLSVDLWIHYLTYVKSSRGEDEDFVRSQFERALAACGLEFRSDRLWDSYIKWETEGKRLQKVTALFDRLLATPTQGYTTHFDNFQEHVSSNPPNKVLDVDEFMALRKEVRSLLKSEEKAAENAELPPGDEDSKLYTTEEESKSIRERIVSIRRKVHKNTVNAVTARWNYEEGIKRPYFHVKPLERCQLKNWQDYLDYEIEQGDRTRIIVLFERCLIACALYEEFWLKFVNYLEGLKDPEYQAKIRDVYERACTIHHLKKPNLHLQWAAFEEMSDNINRAAEILVNLEKQVPNVLQVAYRRINLERRRGDFEKSTQLFEHYINNSKNKMISSNIAIKYSRFTFKIMKNYEKAHEILKSAIAKDPNPRLYLQLIDLILQKDEFNEDEIVSVFDEILAREGGEPDQKALFAQRKLEFLEDFGSSIEAVQAAYEQHQKLHKLVKDSNSKKKESKSEASSSSVSKKDGKSAASSQSQSYGNYQYSGSSASAPPYQYGTAGQQGQYNYTQYGQGGDQYQYQNWQPYQQGGYGGYNQWGGYTGDCAGSMKTVLECVDFTFSRV; via the exons ATGTCGGATAACGAGGAAATTGAGGCTCCTG TCCGGAAAACTCGTTCAACCAGGTCTGCCAGAGGTGCAAAGACCCCCAAGAAAAGCTCTGCCAAACCAGCCAGTCGCAAGACCCGTGGAAAAAAAACAACTGTTGCAGAAGTAGAAGTTACTGATGAAGAATTGGATCAAATTAGTGATGCTGATCAGGTTGATAAAATG gtCACACTTCAAGAAGATACTATACTAGAGGCATCTGATAATGAAGGTAATGTAAATGTCACAAAAAGTCAAGAAGATGAACTTTTGAATAGTGGAGATGAGGCAGAAAAAGAAAAGCAGAATTCAAATGATGCTGAAGACAATCCGCTATCTATAACTAATGAAGTTACCATGGTAGAGGAAGGTAAGAATCCAGTTAAATGTGCTGAAGAAACTGAAATTGAAGAAGAAACAAAGCAAGTTGATGAAGAAGCAACAGTTGAAAGTAGAAGTCCTGAATCTGAATACAAAATGAATTTAGATGATATTGAAACATCCAATGATATTGAAACAAATGAGAATGGTCTGTCTGATATTATTGAGTCTGAAAAAATGGACACTGCTGAGGCAGACAATGCTGAAAACCATGTAGAACTAAAGGAAGATAATTCTTTAGGAAATGAAGGAATTGGAAAGAAGATTGAGGAGGAAATGGATAGTACTGAACAAAGTGTTCCAAATACA AATGGTGAACCGGAAGCAGAAAACATATCAGATGATGAATTACCAGCCCCTGCCCCTGTAAAAGTTCCTGAAACTGAAGAGGTCTCAGATGAGGAACTTCCAGGACCTAAGAGAGCTGAATTGCCAGCTGATACTGAG gTTGTATCTGAGGATGAATTGCCCAGCTCAAAAAAAGAGGGTGAGGAGGAAGAAACATCTTCACCCAAAAAGGAGAGTTCAAAAAGAAAGTTGAGTGAAAGTGGTTATGATCCAACATCTCCCACTTCAGAAAATGATGCTCCCTGTAAAAAATCCAAGGAAGATAAAGAAGAGAAGGAAAAAGAAG TAGAAGTAGCTAAAGCTAAACCCAAAAAATTGCCTGAATTGGATAAGTACTGGAAAGCTGTTAATGATGACCCAACTGATTTTACGGGATGGACCTATTTGCTACAATATGTTGATCAAGAG AATGATATGGAAGCAGCGAGGGAAGCATATGATGCATTTTTGTCACATTATCCATACTGTTATGGTTACTGGAGAAAATATGCtgattatgaaaaaagaaagggaaataagaaaaaatgtgAAGAG gTATTTGAACGAGGTCTCAAAGCCATTCCACTCTCGGTCGATTTGTGGATTCATTATTTGACTTATGTTAAGAGTTCAAGAGGAGAGGATGAAGATTTTGTACG GTCCCAATTTGAACGGGCCTTGGCAGCCTGCGGCCTCGAATTCCGTTCCGACCGTCTTTGGGACTCCTATATTAAGTGGGAAACCGAGGGTAAACGTCTTCAAAAAGTGACAGCTCTTTTTGATAGACTGCTCGCCACTCCAACTCAAGGTTATACTACGCACTTCGACAATTTCCAAGAGCACGTGTCCTCCAATCCGCCCAATAAAGTTCTGGATGTGGACGAATTTATGGCTCTGCGGAAAGAAGTTCGAAGTTTGTTAAAGAGCGAGGAGAAAGCGGCAGAAAACGCTGAGCTGCCGCCTGGAGATGAAGACTCAAAGCTTTATAC CACTGAAGAAGAGTCCAAGAGTATTAGAGAACGAATAGTTTCAATTAGAAGGAAGGTACATAAGAATACTGTAAATGCAGTGACTGCTAGATGGAATTATGAAGAAGGG ATAAAACGACCCTACTTCCATGTAAAACCGTTGGAAAGATGTCAGCTTAAAAACTGGCAAGATTATTTGGATTATGAAATTGAGCAGGGTGATCGAACAAGGATAATAGTGCTGTTTGAACGATGCCTTATAGCATGTGCTTTATACGAAGAATTTTGGCTTAAG TTTGTAAACTATTTGGAAGGTCTGAAAGATCCCGAGTATCAGGCTAAAATAAGAGATGTGTATGAACGAGCTTGCACGATTCATCatttgaaaaaaccaaatttgcATTTACAATGGGCCGCGTTCGAGGAAATGTCGGATAACATTAATCGAGCAGCGGAAATACTAGTCAATTTGGAAAAACAAGTTCCAAATGTGTTGCAAGTTGCTTACAGAAG aaTAAATTTGGAAAGGCGGCGAGGAGATTTTGAAAAGAGCACCCAGCTATTTGAACATTACATAAACAATTCTAAAAATAAGATGATTTCTAGTAATATTGCTATCAAATATTCTAGGTTTACTTTTAAGATCATGAAGAACTATGAAAAGGCTCACGAG ATACTAAAATCAGCTATAGCCAAGGATCCAAATCCAAGGTTGTACTTACAACTTATAGATCTTATTCTGCAAAAGGATGAGTTCAATGAGGATGAAATAGTCTCTGTTTTTGATGAGATTTTAGCGAGAGAAGGCGGCGAACCTGATCAAAAG gcaTTATTCGCTCAAAGGAAATTAGAATTCCTTGAAGATTTTGGGTCCAGTATAGAAGCAGTACAAGCAGCCTATGAGCAGCACCAAAAGTTACACAAACTTGTCAAAGATTccaattcaaagaaaaaggagTCCAAGAG CGAAGCTTCTAGTTCATCAGTAAGCAAAAAGGACGGTAAGTCTGCTGCCTCTTCACAATCACAGTCATATGGCAATTATCAGTACAGTGGCTCAAGTGCAAGTGCACCACCGTATCAATATGGAACAGCAGGTCAGCAAGGACAGTACAATTATACCCAGTATGGACAAGGag GTGATCAGTACCAATATCAGAACTGGCAACCATATCAGCAAGGTGGTTACGGAGGATACAATCAGTGGGGTGGTTATACTGGAG attGTGCTGGATCTATGAAAACTGTGTTGGAATGTGTTGATTTTACTTTTTCACGTGTGtaa
- the LOC126736077 gene encoding pre-mRNA-processing factor 39 isoform X2 yields MSDNEEIEAPVRKTRSTRSARGAKTPKKSSAKPASRKTRGKKTTVAEVEVTDEELDQISDADQVDKMVTLQEDTILEASDNEGNVNVTKSQEDELLNSGDEAEKEKQNSNDAEDNPLSITNEVTMVEEGKNPVKCAEETEIEEETKQVDEEATVESRSPESEYKMNLDDIETSNDIETNENGLSDIIESEKMDTAEADNAENHVELKEDNSLGNEGIGKKIEEEMDSTEQSVPNTNGEPEAENISDDELPAPAPVKVPETEEVSDEELPGPKRAELPADTEVVSEDELPSSKKEGEEEETSSPKKESSKRKLSESGYDPTSPTSENDAPCKKSKEDKEEKEKEEVAKAKPKKLPELDKYWKAVNDDPTDFTGWTYLLQYVDQENDMEAAREAYDAFLSHYPYCYGYWRKYADYEKRKGNKKKCEEVFERGLKAIPLSVDLWIHYLTYVKSSRGEDEDFVRSQFERALAACGLEFRSDRLWDSYIKWETEGKRLQKVTALFDRLLATPTQGYTTHFDNFQEHVSSNPPNKVLDVDEFMALRKEVRSLLKSEEKAAENAELPPGDEDSKLYTTEEESKSIRERIVSIRRKVHKNTVNAVTARWNYEEGIKRPYFHVKPLERCQLKNWQDYLDYEIEQGDRTRIIVLFERCLIACALYEEFWLKFVNYLEGLKDPEYQAKIRDVYERACTIHHLKKPNLHLQWAAFEEMSDNINRAAEILVNLEKQVPNVLQVAYRRINLERRRGDFEKSTQLFEHYINNSKNKMISSNIAIKYSRFTFKIMKNYEKAHEILKSAIAKDPNPRLYLQLIDLILQKDEFNEDEIVSVFDEILAREGGEPDQKALFAQRKLEFLEDFGSSIEAVQAAYEQHQKLHKLVKDSNSKKKESKSEASSSSVSKKDGKSAASSQSQSYGNYQYSGSSASAPPYQYGTAGQQGQYNYTQYGQGGDQYQYQNWQPYQQGGYGGYNQWGGYTGDCAGSMKTVLECVDFTFSRV; encoded by the exons ATGTCGGATAACGAGGAAATTGAGGCTCCTG TCCGGAAAACTCGTTCAACCAGGTCTGCCAGAGGTGCAAAGACCCCCAAGAAAAGCTCTGCCAAACCAGCCAGTCGCAAGACCCGTGGAAAAAAAACAACTGTTGCAGAAGTAGAAGTTACTGATGAAGAATTGGATCAAATTAGTGATGCTGATCAGGTTGATAAAATG gtCACACTTCAAGAAGATACTATACTAGAGGCATCTGATAATGAAGGTAATGTAAATGTCACAAAAAGTCAAGAAGATGAACTTTTGAATAGTGGAGATGAGGCAGAAAAAGAAAAGCAGAATTCAAATGATGCTGAAGACAATCCGCTATCTATAACTAATGAAGTTACCATGGTAGAGGAAGGTAAGAATCCAGTTAAATGTGCTGAAGAAACTGAAATTGAAGAAGAAACAAAGCAAGTTGATGAAGAAGCAACAGTTGAAAGTAGAAGTCCTGAATCTGAATACAAAATGAATTTAGATGATATTGAAACATCCAATGATATTGAAACAAATGAGAATGGTCTGTCTGATATTATTGAGTCTGAAAAAATGGACACTGCTGAGGCAGACAATGCTGAAAACCATGTAGAACTAAAGGAAGATAATTCTTTAGGAAATGAAGGAATTGGAAAGAAGATTGAGGAGGAAATGGATAGTACTGAACAAAGTGTTCCAAATACA AATGGTGAACCGGAAGCAGAAAACATATCAGATGATGAATTACCAGCCCCTGCCCCTGTAAAAGTTCCTGAAACTGAAGAGGTCTCAGATGAGGAACTTCCAGGACCTAAGAGAGCTGAATTGCCAGCTGATACTGAG gTTGTATCTGAGGATGAATTGCCCAGCTCAAAAAAAGAGGGTGAGGAGGAAGAAACATCTTCACCCAAAAAGGAGAGTTCAAAAAGAAAGTTGAGTGAAAGTGGTTATGATCCAACATCTCCCACTTCAGAAAATGATGCTCCCTGTAAAAAATCCAAGGAAGATAAAGAAGAGAAGGAAAAAGAAG AAGTAGCTAAAGCTAAACCCAAAAAATTGCCTGAATTGGATAAGTACTGGAAAGCTGTTAATGATGACCCAACTGATTTTACGGGATGGACCTATTTGCTACAATATGTTGATCAAGAG AATGATATGGAAGCAGCGAGGGAAGCATATGATGCATTTTTGTCACATTATCCATACTGTTATGGTTACTGGAGAAAATATGCtgattatgaaaaaagaaagggaaataagaaaaaatgtgAAGAG gTATTTGAACGAGGTCTCAAAGCCATTCCACTCTCGGTCGATTTGTGGATTCATTATTTGACTTATGTTAAGAGTTCAAGAGGAGAGGATGAAGATTTTGTACG GTCCCAATTTGAACGGGCCTTGGCAGCCTGCGGCCTCGAATTCCGTTCCGACCGTCTTTGGGACTCCTATATTAAGTGGGAAACCGAGGGTAAACGTCTTCAAAAAGTGACAGCTCTTTTTGATAGACTGCTCGCCACTCCAACTCAAGGTTATACTACGCACTTCGACAATTTCCAAGAGCACGTGTCCTCCAATCCGCCCAATAAAGTTCTGGATGTGGACGAATTTATGGCTCTGCGGAAAGAAGTTCGAAGTTTGTTAAAGAGCGAGGAGAAAGCGGCAGAAAACGCTGAGCTGCCGCCTGGAGATGAAGACTCAAAGCTTTATAC CACTGAAGAAGAGTCCAAGAGTATTAGAGAACGAATAGTTTCAATTAGAAGGAAGGTACATAAGAATACTGTAAATGCAGTGACTGCTAGATGGAATTATGAAGAAGGG ATAAAACGACCCTACTTCCATGTAAAACCGTTGGAAAGATGTCAGCTTAAAAACTGGCAAGATTATTTGGATTATGAAATTGAGCAGGGTGATCGAACAAGGATAATAGTGCTGTTTGAACGATGCCTTATAGCATGTGCTTTATACGAAGAATTTTGGCTTAAG TTTGTAAACTATTTGGAAGGTCTGAAAGATCCCGAGTATCAGGCTAAAATAAGAGATGTGTATGAACGAGCTTGCACGATTCATCatttgaaaaaaccaaatttgcATTTACAATGGGCCGCGTTCGAGGAAATGTCGGATAACATTAATCGAGCAGCGGAAATACTAGTCAATTTGGAAAAACAAGTTCCAAATGTGTTGCAAGTTGCTTACAGAAG aaTAAATTTGGAAAGGCGGCGAGGAGATTTTGAAAAGAGCACCCAGCTATTTGAACATTACATAAACAATTCTAAAAATAAGATGATTTCTAGTAATATTGCTATCAAATATTCTAGGTTTACTTTTAAGATCATGAAGAACTATGAAAAGGCTCACGAG ATACTAAAATCAGCTATAGCCAAGGATCCAAATCCAAGGTTGTACTTACAACTTATAGATCTTATTCTGCAAAAGGATGAGTTCAATGAGGATGAAATAGTCTCTGTTTTTGATGAGATTTTAGCGAGAGAAGGCGGCGAACCTGATCAAAAG gcaTTATTCGCTCAAAGGAAATTAGAATTCCTTGAAGATTTTGGGTCCAGTATAGAAGCAGTACAAGCAGCCTATGAGCAGCACCAAAAGTTACACAAACTTGTCAAAGATTccaattcaaagaaaaaggagTCCAAGAG CGAAGCTTCTAGTTCATCAGTAAGCAAAAAGGACGGTAAGTCTGCTGCCTCTTCACAATCACAGTCATATGGCAATTATCAGTACAGTGGCTCAAGTGCAAGTGCACCACCGTATCAATATGGAACAGCAGGTCAGCAAGGACAGTACAATTATACCCAGTATGGACAAGGag GTGATCAGTACCAATATCAGAACTGGCAACCATATCAGCAAGGTGGTTACGGAGGATACAATCAGTGGGGTGGTTATACTGGAG attGTGCTGGATCTATGAAAACTGTGTTGGAATGTGTTGATTTTACTTTTTCACGTGTGtaa